The following proteins are co-located in the Nocardioides piscis genome:
- a CDS encoding sigma-70 family RNA polymerase sigma factor, with protein MWVGPASAGLDALRRAVACALVPDWAPLFALANPGSSSHVGLGSTATSAPTDAGETGSGSGDYGDADQATSSEEDEAERSRLIALVELARAGDKEAFGLLYDHYQPAVYRFLYYRTRSATLAEDLTSDTFFRALRSMNNFRWQGRDFGAWLMTIARNLTTDHFKAGRTRLEMTTEDMSLHDDATEGPEAEVLAGLTNEVLLSALTKLPNEQRECLIMRFLQGLSIAETALALGRSDGAVKQLQLRGVRNLAKLMPEGLRE; from the coding sequence ATGTGGGTTGGACCCGCGTCAGCTGGGCTCGACGCGCTGCGGCGCGCCGTGGCGTGTGCGCTGGTGCCCGACTGGGCACCGCTCTTCGCCCTGGCCAACCCCGGCTCCTCGAGCCACGTCGGCCTCGGGTCCACCGCCACCTCCGCACCGACCGACGCGGGCGAGACCGGGTCCGGCAGCGGCGACTACGGCGACGCCGACCAAGCCACGTCCTCGGAGGAGGACGAAGCGGAGCGGTCCCGGCTGATCGCGCTGGTCGAGCTCGCCCGTGCCGGCGACAAGGAGGCCTTCGGGCTGCTCTACGACCACTACCAGCCCGCGGTCTACCGCTTCCTCTACTACCGCACCAGGTCGGCGACGCTGGCCGAGGACCTCACCTCTGACACGTTCTTCCGCGCGCTGCGCAGCATGAACAACTTCCGCTGGCAGGGCCGCGACTTCGGGGCCTGGTTGATGACGATCGCCCGCAACCTCACCACCGACCACTTCAAGGCGGGCCGCACCCGCCTGGAGATGACGACCGAGGACATGAGCCTCCACGACGACGCGACCGAGGGACCGGAGGCGGAGGTCCTCGCGGGACTGACCAACGAGGTCCTGCTGTCCGCGCTGACCAAGCTGCCCAACGAGCAGCGCGAGTGCCTGATCATGCGGTTCCTGCAGGGCCTGAGCATCGCCGAGACGGCGTTGGCCCTGGGCCGCTCCGACGGGGCCGTCAAGCAGCTCCAGCTCCGCGGGGTCCGCAACCTGGCCAAGCTCATGCCCGAGGGGTTGCGCGAATGA
- a CDS encoding DUF5667 domain-containing protein: protein MTGPLTARRAAEFDAMISRDPAALTDRDAERFADLLAVVRDLRSIPEISPRPEFVSSLRTRLMIEADTALLPQATRPLTSEEQRLLLPVRANKRDRRLAAVLGGAALVGATSSMALAAQTALPGESLYPVKRALEEIETGFAQGDSAKGRAMLANAEGRLAELDDLARRSDPASVSAVAPTLDTFTQQAQDASASIFAAYEESGDADLVTELRTFVSGSIESLAELESTLPVSAHDDLVAAAQVLAGIYQRAQEVCATCGEGSVSVPSSLLTSAGPIAGVESVLIAASQDRRLTQGARGDGTQGSGSSPEPISGIDVEGIVVPDLTVPNATGGQPSDQAPTGSQGPSGTPGSGQKLDVRTPVNSVTKLLTGDLDSATSVVPGAEQPVGELVGPGGIVDDTVDGVQDTLDDTTEALPTTP, encoded by the coding sequence ATGACAGGGCCCTTGACCGCACGCCGTGCAGCGGAGTTCGACGCGATGATCTCGCGCGATCCCGCTGCGCTCACCGACCGCGACGCCGAGCGCTTCGCCGACCTGCTCGCCGTGGTGCGCGACCTGCGGTCGATCCCCGAGATATCTCCGCGGCCAGAGTTCGTCTCGTCCCTGCGCACCCGGCTGATGATCGAGGCCGATACCGCCCTGCTCCCCCAGGCGACCCGACCGCTGACCTCCGAGGAGCAGCGCCTGCTGCTGCCGGTCCGCGCCAACAAGCGCGACCGCCGCCTCGCCGCCGTCCTCGGTGGCGCCGCACTGGTGGGTGCGACGAGCTCGATGGCGCTCGCCGCCCAGACAGCACTGCCGGGCGAGTCCCTGTATCCCGTCAAGCGAGCACTCGAGGAGATCGAGACCGGCTTCGCCCAGGGCGACTCGGCCAAGGGGCGCGCGATGCTGGCCAACGCCGAAGGGCGTCTGGCCGAGCTGGACGACCTCGCCCGCCGCAGCGACCCCGCCAGTGTCAGCGCCGTCGCGCCGACCCTCGACACCTTCACCCAGCAGGCACAGGACGCGTCGGCGTCGATCTTCGCGGCCTACGAGGAGTCCGGTGATGCCGACCTCGTCACCGAGCTCCGCACCTTCGTCAGTGGCAGCATCGAGAGCCTCGCCGAGCTCGAGTCGACCCTGCCAGTCAGCGCCCACGACGACCTCGTGGCAGCCGCTCAGGTCCTCGCCGGCATCTACCAGCGGGCTCAGGAGGTGTGTGCCACCTGTGGCGAGGGTTCTGTCTCGGTGCCCAGCAGCCTGCTGACCAGCGCTGGCCCGATCGCCGGGGTGGAGAGCGTCCTCATCGCCGCCAGCCAGGACCGTCGACTGACGCAGGGCGCGCGCGGTGACGGCACCCAGGGCTCAGGTTCGTCCCCCGAGCCGATCTCCGGCATCGACGTCGAAGGCATCGTGGTCCCCGACCTGACCGTTCCCAACGCGACCGGCGGACAGCCCTCCGACCAGGCCCCGACCGGTTCCCAGGGCCCCTCGGGCACGCCCGGGTCCGGCCAGAAGCTGGATGTCCGGACTCCCGTCAACAGCGTGACCAAGCTGCTGACCGGCGACCTCGACAGCGCCACGTCCGTGGTGCCCGGGGCGGAACAGCCCGTGGGCGAGCTGGTCGGTCCCGGTGGCATCGTCGACGACACCGTCGACGGGGTGCAGGACACCCTGGACGACACGACCGAAGCGCTTCCGACGACACCCTGA
- a CDS encoding lysophospholipid acyltransferase family protein — protein MSDAEIIPIGTSGRPGRGSGRERPSAAARGLAGGPTPSSSPRARGAKAPTAKASPVKAPVVKRPAAKTTVAKKPTAKKTSAKQSPPTAQPPSVDQSQAASFASARPAATTQERHPLGGVPVADLLSAFQTAAVEVFGEQWERRLAEMLAFMRRRLSGEYVVDEYGFDTELTQRFLMAALRPIAQKWFRVEVRGAENIPATGGALVVSNHSGTIPVDGLMSMVSIHDETGRFLRPLGADLVFKMPVVSALARKSGATLACSEDAERMLSGGELVGVWPEGFKGIGKPFSERYKLQRFGRGGFVSAALRTGVPIIPLSVVGAEEIYPLVGNIPSLARLLGMPYIPITPFFPLLGPLGLVPLPSKWLLEFGEPIRTDAYDAHEAEDPMLVFDVTDQVRETIQQTLFSLLRERDSVFG, from the coding sequence ATGTCTGACGCCGAGATCATCCCCATCGGCACCAGTGGTCGCCCGGGTCGCGGGAGCGGTCGCGAGCGGCCGTCGGCTGCCGCGCGTGGGCTCGCCGGCGGCCCCACGCCCAGTTCGAGCCCCAGGGCTCGTGGCGCGAAGGCCCCCACCGCCAAGGCATCCCCCGTGAAGGCTCCCGTCGTGAAGCGGCCCGCCGCGAAGACCACCGTCGCGAAGAAGCCCACGGCGAAGAAGACATCGGCCAAGCAGTCGCCCCCCACCGCTCAGCCGCCGTCGGTCGACCAGTCCCAGGCGGCCTCCTTCGCGTCCGCGCGGCCAGCGGCGACCACCCAGGAGCGTCACCCGTTGGGCGGGGTGCCCGTTGCAGACCTGCTCTCGGCGTTCCAGACCGCCGCCGTCGAGGTCTTCGGCGAGCAGTGGGAGCGGCGGCTGGCCGAGATGTTGGCCTTCATGCGCCGTCGCCTGAGCGGCGAATACGTCGTGGACGAATACGGCTTCGACACCGAGCTGACCCAGCGCTTCCTGATGGCCGCGCTGCGCCCGATCGCCCAGAAGTGGTTCCGGGTGGAGGTGCGTGGGGCCGAGAACATTCCGGCGACCGGCGGTGCGCTGGTGGTCTCCAACCACTCGGGCACCATCCCCGTCGACGGCCTGATGTCGATGGTGAGCATCCACGACGAGACGGGTCGCTTCCTGCGCCCCCTGGGTGCTGACCTCGTCTTCAAGATGCCGGTGGTGAGCGCGCTCGCCCGCAAGAGCGGCGCCACGCTGGCGTGCAGCGAGGACGCCGAGCGGATGCTGAGCGGAGGTGAGCTGGTCGGGGTGTGGCCGGAGGGCTTCAAGGGCATCGGCAAGCCGTTCAGCGAGCGCTACAAGCTTCAGCGCTTCGGCCGAGGAGGATTCGTCTCAGCCGCGCTGCGCACCGGTGTCCCGATCATCCCGCTGTCGGTGGTGGGCGCGGAGGAGATCTATCCCCTCGTCGGCAACATCCCGTCGCTGGCGCGCCTGCTGGGGATGCCATACATCCCGATCACGCCGTTCTTCCCGCTGCTCGGTCCGCTCGGTCTCGTTCCCCTGCCGTCCAAGTGGCTGCTGGAGTTCGGTGAGCCGATCCGCACCGATGCCTACGACGCCCACGAGGCCGAGGACCCGATGCTGGTCTTCGATGTCACCGACCAGGTCCGCGAGACGATCCAGCAGACGCTGTTCAGCCTGCTCCGGGAGCGCGACAGCGTCTTCGGCTGA
- a CDS encoding NAD-dependent epimerase/dehydratase family protein, translated as MGRRFARLAASDPAIDRVIGVDVVPPRGDIGDVSFVRADIRTPVIAKVLAKEDVDTVVHMSVIATPGSAGGRNTMKELNVMGTLQLLAACQKSPTIRQLVVKSTTTMYGASSRDPAMFTEDMGPKRLPSAGYAKDVFEIEGYVRGFARRRPDVVVTTIRAANVIGPHVESPITSYFRLPVIPRVFGFDPRLQFLHEDDLLDGLKHAVLADVAGTFNVAGDGILMLSQAIRRLNKPAVSMPAFAVGRLGSTLRQARVADFSPEQLSFLTFGRGVDTTRMRTELGFEPRFTTAEAFADFGVSLGVPVPVQTASRPAATRGQLHV; from the coding sequence ATCGGGCGCCGCTTCGCGCGCCTGGCCGCGAGCGACCCGGCCATCGACCGCGTCATCGGCGTGGACGTGGTGCCGCCCCGTGGTGACATCGGCGACGTCTCGTTCGTCCGGGCCGACATCCGGACCCCAGTCATCGCGAAGGTCCTGGCCAAGGAGGACGTCGACACCGTCGTCCACATGAGCGTCATCGCGACCCCCGGCTCGGCCGGGGGTCGGAACACGATGAAGGAGCTCAACGTCATGGGCACCCTCCAGCTGCTCGCGGCCTGCCAGAAGTCGCCGACGATCAGGCAGCTCGTGGTGAAGTCGACGACCACGATGTATGGCGCCAGCTCGCGCGATCCCGCCATGTTCACCGAGGACATGGGACCCAAGCGGCTGCCCAGCGCGGGCTATGCCAAGGACGTCTTCGAGATCGAGGGCTACGTCCGCGGCTTCGCGCGCCGGCGCCCCGACGTCGTCGTGACCACGATCCGGGCTGCCAACGTGATCGGCCCGCACGTCGAGAGCCCGATCACCAGCTACTTCCGCCTGCCGGTCATCCCGCGTGTGTTCGGGTTCGATCCGCGACTGCAGTTCCTCCACGAGGACGACCTCCTCGACGGGCTCAAGCACGCAGTGCTGGCCGACGTCGCAGGCACCTTCAACGTCGCCGGTGACGGGATCCTGATGCTCTCGCAGGCCATCCGACGGCTCAACAAGCCAGCCGTCTCCATGCCCGCCTTCGCCGTCGGTCGGCTCGGGTCGACCCTGCGCCAGGCGCGGGTCGCCGACTTCTCTCCCGAACAGCTCAGCTTCCTGACCTTCGGGCGCGGCGTCGACACCACGCGAATGCGCACCGAGCTCGGCTTCGAGCCGCGTTTCACCACCGCCGAGGCCTTCGCAGACTTCGGGGTCTCCCTGGGGGTGCCGGTGCCGGTGCAGACCGCCTCCCGCCCGGCCGCGACGAGGGGACAGCTGCATGTCTGA
- a CDS encoding 30S ribosomal protein bS22 yields MGSVIKKRRKRMAKKKHRKLLKKTRVQRRKLGK; encoded by the coding sequence GTGGGTTCAGTCATCAAGAAGCGGCGCAAGCGCATGGCCAAGAAGAAGCACCGCAAGTTGCTCAAGAAGACGCGCGTCCAGCGTCGCAAGCTCGGCAAGTAG
- a CDS encoding helix-turn-helix domain-containing protein — protein MTPSNPGDMSDVTFLTIAEVAAKMRVSKMTVYRLVHGGDLAAVRVGRSFRVTEDEVNDYLRKSFYNAG, from the coding sequence ATGACCCCCAGCAACCCCGGTGACATGTCCGACGTCACCTTCCTGACCATCGCCGAGGTGGCAGCCAAGATGCGCGTGTCGAAGATGACCGTCTATCGGCTTGTCCACGGCGGCGACCTCGCTGCGGTGCGCGTGGGCCGTTCCTTCCGGGTGACCGAGGACGAGGTCAACGACTACCTGCGCAAGAGCTTCTACAACGCAGGCTGA